The Papaver somniferum cultivar HN1 chromosome 6, ASM357369v1, whole genome shotgun sequence genome segment ACATTCAGTACGACAATTACCAGATTAAATGTAGGTCCGTCCAGATATTTTCCTTCCTACTGCTGAATACACATTTGAACTCTCCGATTGTATCCGGTCGAGTATTCTTCAACAACCTCTCTTGGCACGTCAACCCATTCCATTGTTATCGTGTTTTCTTCTCCTAATGCTTTCAATGAAACCAAGGTGTTCATATGCGGGATTGCTTGAAATATAGCTTTATCCTTGCCAAAATCCACAAGTacttttgaagatgaagaatttagGTCATGAATTAGGACCTTTGTCTTTGAGTGACATAGAACTGTACTCCTACATGTAAGGGCAAGCGAATCTTCAATTTCCCGTGTATCCGTGTTGCTTAGACTGAACTCTTTAATCCAACCCAAGGACCCATCTTCTTTCTCCTTCAGTAACAATATATCAGTGGTTTTCGAATCTTGATCATAGTGGTCAGCCGATAAATAACCCCCGAAAACCCCAAGTGTAAAATACCAACCAAAGGGAAAAGATCTAGGTAATTCGACAAAACTTTCAGTCACCAAATCAAAAGCCACAATGATGCCATCTACAAGCACCCAATACAAAGCTCCATTCACAAACACACCATTTCTAGAATCAAACAAACCCGGACTTTTGTCAAATTTCTTccctatgttcctccatccttcACCACTACCGAGTGTGTACACCTCAACATGCAAGAAATTGGGTTCTTTCAACAATTCACACATTCTAACGACCTTGTACTCATTCGTCTCAGAAACATAACCAAATCCAGTCAACAATCGTCCAGCACGATCATCTGTTCTCCCAATTCCCGGTAGATACACACATTCTCTGGTGATAGGATTACAGATATAAACTGGTTCATAAATGACCCACTCATTATCATGGCCTCCGTTTAAACAAACTAAACCATTACAGGAACCAGTAAAATTGTAATACCTAAACGGATCAGGGTTTAATCTCATTCTAGTAACTCTATGACTGGGTTTCTCTGAAGAAGAATTCTCATCATCATAAAATTCTAAATAATGAAACTGTCTGTATGCATAAACTGGGTTGTTATTCACTAACAGGAAAGTATGCTTACCAGCAGAATCAAGATTGTTAAGGAAGCGATTGAAGTGAGATTCAGAAAGCGATTGATAATTGATCACACGATTCCGTGATTTCGACACTAACTTGCAGTCTGAAACTAATTCAGCTGGTAAACGTGAtaagatgttgaagatgatatctACTGGAAGCATATTGAAGTTCCCCATTTCAAACCCTAGTGTAGGAGAAATGATCTACAGAGTGTAGGAGAAATGATCTACAGAGTATTAATGGCAGAAGTAGAAGAAGGGATGACGAgtattattttagggtttttgagaagaaATGGGTTTTGTTGTAGAGAAGTGGAGTGAGTGAGTGACCCGACCGACTTCGAGAAATATAAAGGGGTACTTAAATCTTATCCCTGTTGTGTGACGTGTTTATTGATGTGGCTGACTCACCATAAAGACAGATGTCCAAATGTATCAACGGCACCAGCTTATGTACGTGTTTTCTCAAGATTCTAGTTCTTCATGCTTTTACCCCTATAAAAGGGGCTGTTCAGTTTGTTGTACAATAACAACTTTAAGATAGAAATGAAGTGCCTTTTTTTCTCCCCAACAACTATATACTTAATTAGTAGTAGTACTATGACTTTTCGTATTCCCTTTGTAAAGTAAAGCTACAGAAAAGTAGTTAATTAGTATAGCTACTTATATATAGTTCTGGTAGTATATAGTTAGTCTATATCATCAGATTAGACTACATATATAGCTACGTACAACGGTACCAAAGTTAGATTAGTTACaagacgttatcagcacgaattgctCGGTGGTATTTGGTGTGGGCTGACGATATGGAAAGGATAATTCTCTTCGATTCTTGCATATTTCATTTAACTATTTGTTGAGTAGTTTTATGCATAAATTTTCGTAGTGCCTAACTTCGTTTCCTATTTTAATTAGGACTTGTTAAAACTGAAGTTAGGCATCTTGTCGTTCCTTGTGTGTGCTATTTGGAGCACAGAAATTACATGGTATATGAAGAGATATCCGAAATAGGTACGTATTAACAACGAAtcatatttgtgattttattcggTTTCCGAATTTaaccaaatatttgagttttgtaccgttatttttattttcctcttTAGCTGACCAACGGAAGATTTTTCCGCGTCCTTTGTGGATAGCGTAGAGAGTAAAATTACATTTGTTGGAACACCAATGATTTTGTGGTGTTAACGGTTTAATACTGGCAGAGCGAGGAATTATTGCATCCTTGGGGATAGCAAAATATTAACATTCCTCTGCTATAATAATCTCCAGAATTCAAAGTAGTTCCACCTATGGAGTGAAATGCGATGAAAAATGGACACTGGGTTAACATGGTTATCCAGTCTCTATCAACGGTCTTTGAAATGATCTACAATTGATATATTGAGAATTTCTTTTAATGAAAAGAATGTGTTCATAtttcaactttgataaattaatattttatcgaTTCTGATAGATGAAGCTGGAGATTTGCCGGTATTATGTCAGAACCGTATTTCACCATTGATTTCTGTGGTAAATAGTTCGGCTTAATTTTTTGGAGAAGATATATGCACCGTATACAATATTACGGAGCAATAAGGAGAGGCGCATATTTTGCGCCCTTATATGTTCCTGCTAGCTTTACAGCGTGCATTATATGCATCGACGAGATTTAAGGAGCTAGTGCTTAATTTTCACTTTGTATATGTTGTGTCAACAACATCGAGTGCTGCAAATGTTAATTGCGCCTCGTAGATATACAAACGTCGAACGATAATGAGTGTTTCatttttgtaaatgatatttagagttaatatcatgtcttctcgtcgcctgagctattacttaaaatcatgaatttggtgaattaaatttgcaCTAGTACCTATGTAAATAACTTTATCTTTGGCGAATAAGGAAAATACAATTGTggtaggcatatttgaatatgggaACCACAATAGTTCTCGGGTTTAAGAACCTGATGAGCATCGTACCACCAGAAGTGGAATAATACGGGACGGTAGCATAATGATTGGGTAAATAACCATCTTTGAGCCTGGAAGAGCTCTGCTATCGCTGTGACATAAAAGACACGGTGCGGGCATTTGAAATGATGTTCATTATTGTTGATCTCTATCGGTCGTCTTGGCAGGACTGGTACTGATATTGAGATGATGTCTATGGTCACAAAATTCGTTTATAGTTTACTGTTAATTTTACATGGCAATGTAAATTCTTAAAATTTCCCAGCTAGATAGTAAACGAGAGAGGAAACCTGATCAGTTACCTCTCCTGGGTTGCATGTTATTATTGTTTTCTGCACCCAGTTGCTCCCTTGATAGGTTAAGTCATGCAGAACTGACTGTTCTGTTGATGAGACATCCCGCCTAAGGATCAGGGGGAGAATCGTCGACGACATTGGTTAAATCCAATTGTGTCTCATCCAAATTCTCACAACGAGAAATGCCTGAGGTGTTAGAGACTATTCTGTTGCTAGATATAGCAAGAGTGCGCTTGCTTGATTCGGCGTAAATTAAAGTCCTTGCAAGGCATGCCATGTAATCGCAACGATTGTTTCGTCTGAGAATATGCTTATCAGCATAGACGAAAACCTCTTATATGAGGTATGCCAATCCAATCAGATaacgtccatattctctttgagtgATGAGTTGATATCTCTTGACTAGGAGCATGTCCATAAAATTTGCGTTGATATCCCGTGGCGAAGAATATTCGCATGTTCAGATTTGGTACTAATGGATTAGAGTATCCTCTTACTCGAGAGAATGATATGAGATCGTTATTAACTGATTGATAACTGGTTGTCGATAATATTCATAGTAGATACTGAAATAGATGTGGATGGATATCCACCTTTGCAAAAGAATTATCGACAAAGTTTATATGATTGGCAGATATGGACCTTAGTTCATATTGAAGTGTTTTATCCCTTATGGACGCTCTTGAAACTTAGTCTTAGCATCAGTCACAAATTTGATGCTTATGTGAAAGCGTAGTGAGAAAACTAATTGAGGTCGCTTGTTATGCAGCGCCACCCTTTGAAAGTGAGTTTCCGCAGACACTAACTAAGTTGATGGAAGTATGGTTTGATATTCATAAATGACTCGACATCTCACCTGGTGGTAACTGTGTATCTATACTCATATAGATTTTAAATGAAACTTTTGTTTGTCATCTGTTGATGTTGTATCATCCTAGTAATGCTTTGGGCATTGATGGTGAGCACATTTGATGTTCTTATACACTTTGAACTTATTACTCATGTAACCATTGTCATGTTTTTATGTTTGAGACATGCTATATTCCACTACTGTTACTACTCTATTACAAGATttgcaaatttgatgagaaagtcttccCACCGTTTGGGGGAGGAAAGGCTATCGCCTGAAAAACGGCGTGAAGTATCCCGGATTGCACAAAGATAAACCAGGATTTATCtcatcttgatgttttcatcactgaAAGACATGCCTAAGATTTGACATCTTCATAGATTGCAAATCAAATTGCTTCCTTGAGAAGCTGTAAATGTAATAGAAAGTGTGTCACTTAGAACACACCTTGAGCGTGTATGACTAGTTGACTTGAAATATTCTGCACCTCTTAAAAGGAAGAGTCagtcacaatcattgaaagatagtACTCTCAAGGAGACTATTAGTGGAAGACATAATTTCTCTGAGTATAGTTCTTCTAATAAGAGAATGTCTCTGCAAAGGCTGTGAAAcctcaaaatgagaggatttccaTAAGGCATGAATGCAATAGAGAAATTTGCGATCGTAATCCAATGATTGTTGATGACATAGTCAAAGTATCCACTGATACTACcgtaggtgttgttggcttaaatCATTCTCTATGGGAATGTCATCAAAGGTATGATTGGTTAAACCAGGAGAGATCAAATCAGAATAACAGTTTCTCGCAAAAATGCATAAATTTGGTATTGCAGCCCGAACACTCGATAATGTGAGCTACTCTTGACCACAAACGGGTGTTTGCAGTTCCGACATCCGATAATGTAACCCCTAGTGGATACATGTGGGTGTATGTGCATAGTGAGAAAATCAAAGTCAACTAATAGCACAAAGTCTTTTCACAGAAATATGAAATGGATTACAAAGAAACATATTCCCTAATATGGATGCAACTACCTCTTTGGTATTTGTCTGGAAGTCTTTGGTATTTGGAGGACTCGACATGCATCTAGAGGATATGGTTATTGCGAATCTGTATGAAGTACAGATAACTGCATACAAATTACTGAAGGTTTTCCACCTATCAGTAGAATTACCATGTCATATGCATTTGCTCAATAAGAGCGAAAATGGTCAATCGTCTAAGTGAATGCTTATTACCCAGGGATATGTGAACCATCTTATATGCTCATAAACTATGCATTTACTAGATTTGATATATACAACCTCTACTTTATTATTGGAACTTCTGAAGAGTCCTCcaaagcacaaaaatgcttaaagaagaagttcgagatgaggatCTCGGTAAAACAAGATTGTATTCGTGCGATCTCTTACTTTTAAGATTGATTGATTTGCAtctcaacaaaagatatgtatCAATCTGTGGTTTACACAACATATGTGTAAATGGTACATTATCTGAAGTATGCTATAGTTACCTGATATTGGGTTTATAGTAAACATGTAAATCTAGTTCTACCCAGCACCAATATCGAGACATTGGTCCGAAGAAAAATCCCTCATCTTCGTGGTACCATTAAGCTGGATCATTTGCACAAAAGATCGCTGgatgtctcccacagagaaaaACTAATCAGACTGTTTAAGTTTAATATGATTTTTGGCAGGTTTAAGCAGCTAATATTTTCCTAACTAATAGTCTGGTGTTAGAGGATACTCGTTTATCCTCTGATCAAATATTATTGTTCAAACAAAGTTAGTAGAGAAtaaaaatctagcacaacaagatAATC includes the following:
- the LOC113285877 gene encoding F-box protein At3g07870-like, encoding MGNFNMLPVDIIFNILSRLPAELVSDCKLVSKSRNRVINYQSLSESHFNRFLNNLDSAGKHTFLLVNNNPVYAYRQFHYLEFYDDENSSSEKPSHRVTRMRLNPDPFRYYNFTGSCNGLVCLNGGHDNEWVIYEPVYICNPITRECVYLPGIGRTDDRAGRLLTGFGYVSETNEYKVVRMCELLKEPNFLHVEVYTLGSGEGWRNIGKKFDKSPGLFDSRNGVFVNGALYWVLVDGIIVAFDLVTESFVELPRSFPFGWYFTLGVFGGYLSADHYDQDSKTTDILLLKEKEDGSLGWIKEFSLSNTDTREIEDSLALTCRSTVLCHSKTKVLIHDLNSSSSKVLVDFGKDKAIFQAIPHMNTLVSLKALGEENTITMEWVDVPREVVEEYSTGYNRRVQMCIQQ